A genomic window from Malassezia vespertilionis chromosome 6, complete sequence includes:
- a CDS encoding uncharacterized protein (COG:J; EggNog:ENOG503PKIA) — translation MADEARCCARCRKAQAEVHVREQVYCAGCYARVFAEKVRFGLEYTRGAILQKSVVRPWEQGLETGDGPAVAPAIAIAYSGGLASTVLLHAVSKALSGAHSAHYLPARAPEMARIDVLYVQDGAARAKCGLPQYDTEQVRAQALRIAPHATFACVDLAACYADGSVDCVLERDGKKYLGERAAGDAQQALRSALDTLFPASTSRTGVAAARTRVEDLHKILMHHLLRTTAMERGCAALMYADDAVTSASALLEGIANGAGHKLPIARAASQWWVAEQETLLIVHPLHTILPSELVYYAQTNALGPLYCPTPRAGAEKHSIGALTHSLVASLQDGVSSTVSTIAGTGSKLVYMPDTLWPTSNEIDLDEATDAMHLKQRDAPRIGAKGMSLVASVQTLPRWDPSLLPPSCPLCHLPAKRDAAAWRAQRSVTSSRTATQDPLNLTPLHTRLCYTCLHVLQVPSTPTGASSAQMPLPLYVLNAMHRPEHGRQQVRAAQDTAYIPPEHTPHIPGGRASHALQPVSREAMHDAVQAFLL, via the coding sequence ATGGCAGACgaggcgcggtgctgtgcGCGGTGCCGCAAGGCACAGGCCGAAGTACACGTACGCGAGCAGGTGTACTGCGCAGGGTGCTATGCGCGTGTTTTTGCAGAAAAGGTGCGGTTCGGCCTGGAGTatacgcgcggcgcaatccTCCAAAAAAGTGTAGTGCGGCCGTGGGAGCAGGGGCTGGAGACAGGCGACGGGCCTGCAGTCGCGCCGGCGATCGCTATTGCATACAGCGGCGGGCTTGCCAGCacggtgctgctgcacgccgTCTCCAAGGCGTTGAGTGGGGCGCATAGCGCCCACTATCTTCCGGCACGTGCACCGGAAATGGCGCGGATCGACGTGCTGTACGTGCaggacggcgctgcgcgcgcaaagtgtGGCCTGCCGCAATATGATACAGAGCAGGTGCGTGCTCAGGCGTTGCGAATTGCGCCACATGCGACGTTTGCATGCGTGGACCTCGCCGCTTGCTACGCCGATGGCAGCGTCGACTgtgtgctcgagcgcgacggcaaaAAGTATCTCGGCGAGCGTGCGGCAGGAGATGCACAGCAGGCactgcgcagtgcattggATACCCTATTTCCCGCATCGACTTCGCGCACCGGGGTTGCCGCTGCACGTACACGCGTCGAGGATCTACACAAGATACTCATGCACCAccttttgcgcacgacTGCCATGGAGCGgggatgcgccgcgctcatGTACGCAGATGACGCAGTGACGAGCGCCTCTGCACTGCTCGAAGGGATTGCGAACGGTGCGGGGCACAAGCTGccgatcgcgcgcgcagcgtcccaGTGGTGGGTGGCCGAGCAGGAAACTTTGCTCATCGTCCATCCGCTGCACACGATTCTTCCTTCAGAGCTTGTTTATTATGCGCAAACAAATGCACTTGGTCCGCTATATTGcccaacgccgcgcgcgggTGCGGAGAAGCacagcatcggcgcgctgaCCCACTCGCTCGTCGCCTCGCTGCAGGACGGCGTGTCAAGTACAGTGAGCACGATCGCAGGGACGGGCAGCAAGCTCGTGTACATGCCAGATACCTTGTGGCCGACAAGCAACGAAATAGACCTCGACGAAGCGACGGACGCGATGCATCTTAaacagcgcgacgcgccgaggaTTGGCGCCAAGGGCATGTCGCTTGTCGCGTCTGTCCAAACACTTCCACGCTGGGATCCctcgctgctgccgccgTCCTGTCCACTGTGCCATCTCCCGGCaaagcgcgatgcggctgcgtggcgtgcgcagcgctctGTCACGTCGAGCCGCACAGCCACCCAGGACCCATTAAACTTGACGCCGCTCCATACGCGCTTATGCTATACATGCCTCCATGTACTGCAAGTGCCCAGCACGCCCACTGgtgcgtcgagcgcgcaaatgccgcTCCCGCTGTACGTCCTCAACGCCATGCACCGGCCCGAGCACGGCAGGCAACaggtgcgcgccgcgcaggaTACTGCGTATATACCACCCGAGCATACGCCGCACATTCCTGGCGGACGTGCCTCCCACGCCCTGCAGCCTGTATCGCGCGAAGCAATGCACGATGCGGTCCAAGCGTTTCTCTTGTAG